The genome window aAAGGTTCTGAATTGGGACTGTCAGCAAGTGTACAGTGTACTATATCGGACAATACTGCAGCAATACGTATCGACAACGATGCTTAGGAACTTTAGCCAACTTTTGGGACGCCCTTTGAGGCCATTAGCGGGCATTTCTACTTCTATTAAACCTTTGAACCTCGGTTTTGTTCGGAAGACACATTctgaagttgaaaagaagagcagTAAAGTGGACTTGACACCTTTGAAACTAGCCAATGAACTATACGCTATATTCAGAATTCATAACAGGCCATACTTGGTGACAAAGGGAGACAAGGTGATTCTTCCATTCAAATTGAAACAAGCAGAAGTGGGAGATGTGCTGAATTTGAACGATGTGACCACGATTGGATCGCGTAACTTCAAGCTAGTAGACGAGCCTATCGACACTGAACTATATACACTCAAGGCTACTGTGGTGGAAAAGACGAAACGTCCACTAAGAGTGAGAGAAGTgacaaagagaagaaacagaaaggTACGTCATGCAACGAATAAGGCTGATCTCACCGTCCTAAGAATATCCGAATTGAAGGTCAATTGAAGAGACCTCTCATACACGAATcctgtaaatatatatgaatatataAGAATTACTGCTCTaagtgaaaaatatcaaccCTGAATCCGCAACGCATTCTGCAAATTTGCACTTTCCTGTTAACATGTACATTATTGtaggttttttttggctATATATCCAGAATTTGTTAAGAAAcagttattattatatatttatatatttgtttAATGAATGTCACTATAAAAACAGGGacaagagagaagaaggcaGGCTGGTTAAAAGGGTAAAGAAGGTGGCTTATCCAGGATATCCGGTGATCTTTTACTCCAGTATTATAGCTGCGTTTTGACGCTCCGCATTTGCTATGGCCTttctaaagaaaaagagtacAAGTGGTGGCCATTCGCGATCAGGGTCAGCATCATCGATACTAAATAAACATGTTGATCCTGCTAACATAAGCGAGTTTTATCCCTCTGTTTCAGAGCACAAAACCGCAACGGGTCTCAAGAATGACTATACGCTTGATAGCAGTAGCAAGAGTTCGAGAAAATCGTCCGGTGGCAGTACTAATTCATTGACTTCAGAGAAGCTTTTATTCAATTGGGATGTCACTGACCCCAGTCAATGGACGATGCCCCGAATAATACAATGGTTCAGAAGCAATGATTTCAATGAACAGTGgataaacttcttcaaaaggAACAGCATTAGCGGGAAcaagttcttgaagctTCTCGCGTACGATAATTTCGCTCCTTACGAGAAGAATTTAACACACTCGAAGACATCCTGCTATGA of Kluyveromyces marxianus DMKU3-1042 DNA, complete genome, chromosome 3 contains these proteins:
- the MRPL49 gene encoding mitochondrial 54S ribosomal protein bL21m (mitochondrial), whose translation is MLRNFSQLLGRPLRPLAGISTSIKPLNLGFVRKTHSEVEKKSSKVDLTPLKLANELYAIFRIHNRPYLVTKGDKVILPFKLKQAEVGDVLNLNDVTTIGSRNFKLVDEPIDTELYTLKATVVEKTKRPLRVREVTKRRNRKVRHATNKADLTVLRISELKVN